The Verrucomicrobiota bacterium genome has a segment encoding these proteins:
- a CDS encoding DUF3352 domain-containing protein: protein MMSKQRILLTLVALASLAHRSQAEAQPSAAEWLPAETVVAIEIAEPQALLDPLLSPAMIGTVTNLPAYQKWTLSPQYEGLGKLVGYLETQLGTDWKTGLGKLLGGGVTLGIGPGGETVTCVDAKDEKLLEQLNGIVRAFTRMSAMKQNQQGAEGERDYRGVMVMSSGPKEAHAVIGGRLLFVNQASLMPKVLDLRAENGDKSLSQSPLYQTARKAVGKGAVGTVFVNLQVLKKTPKFQEALAKSPEPLAALILAELRESVRDANWLALGLYVKDDTLSLRAVTDSFSPTAKSFAIGKGREDGVLPPLNVPTAMASLSLYRDLHAFYAAKDELFPERTSGLVFFENMMGIFFSGMHLTEGVLAEAKPDIRLVVAPQNYGSAQGTPEIEVPAFAVVMRLRHPQEFGEVVEEAWQKAIGMASFTRGQKALPGFIIDRVPCGDTRISVASFRPPKEKAKGPVDIRYNFRPSLARPGEYLILSSTDDLARQLVAVVTQESAHPGKPMAATHSLLELKGAQIADILDANREQLVLKNMVDKGKTREQADNEMELFITALHCVHRAKLNIGTEGGHPLASLELQLKQPEGAGGQKAASAGSK, encoded by the coding sequence ATGATGTCCAAACAAAGAATATTACTCACCTTGGTTGCGCTGGCTTCGCTGGCGCACCGGAGCCAGGCCGAAGCGCAACCGTCCGCCGCCGAGTGGCTTCCCGCAGAAACCGTGGTGGCCATTGAAATCGCTGAACCACAGGCGCTGCTGGATCCCTTGCTCAGTCCGGCGATGATCGGTACCGTCACCAATCTTCCCGCTTACCAGAAGTGGACGCTTTCCCCGCAGTACGAAGGGTTGGGCAAGCTGGTCGGCTATCTGGAAACGCAGCTCGGTACGGATTGGAAAACCGGTTTGGGGAAACTACTCGGTGGCGGCGTGACGCTGGGGATCGGTCCGGGGGGAGAAACTGTGACGTGTGTGGACGCCAAGGATGAAAAGTTGCTGGAACAACTGAACGGCATTGTGCGCGCGTTTACTCGCATGAGCGCCATGAAGCAAAATCAGCAAGGCGCGGAGGGCGAGCGCGACTATCGCGGGGTCATGGTGATGAGTTCAGGTCCCAAGGAAGCGCATGCGGTGATTGGCGGGCGGCTGTTGTTTGTCAACCAGGCTTCGCTCATGCCCAAGGTGCTGGACCTGCGCGCGGAGAACGGGGATAAAAGCCTCTCGCAAAGCCCCCTGTACCAAACGGCGCGCAAAGCGGTTGGTAAAGGCGCGGTCGGCACCGTGTTTGTCAACTTGCAGGTATTGAAGAAGACGCCCAAGTTCCAGGAAGCTTTGGCCAAGAGTCCGGAGCCTTTGGCGGCATTGATCCTGGCTGAATTGCGCGAAAGCGTCCGCGACGCGAACTGGCTGGCGCTTGGGCTATACGTCAAAGATGACACGTTGTCTTTGCGAGCGGTTACGGACAGTTTCTCGCCCACCGCCAAGAGTTTTGCCATCGGCAAGGGGCGCGAGGATGGCGTATTGCCCCCACTGAATGTTCCCACTGCCATGGCCAGCCTGAGTCTTTATCGCGATCTTCACGCCTTTTACGCCGCCAAGGATGAGCTATTCCCGGAACGGACCTCCGGCCTGGTATTCTTTGAAAACATGATGGGCATCTTTTTTAGCGGGATGCATTTGACCGAAGGCGTGCTGGCGGAAGCCAAACCGGACATCCGCCTCGTGGTGGCGCCGCAAAACTATGGTAGCGCGCAGGGTACCCCGGAAATTGAGGTGCCGGCGTTTGCGGTGGTCATGCGCTTGCGGCATCCCCAGGAGTTCGGTGAGGTCGTCGAGGAGGCATGGCAAAAAGCCATTGGCATGGCCAGTTTCACGCGCGGCCAGAAGGCGTTGCCGGGCTTCATCATTGACCGGGTGCCTTGCGGCGATACGCGGATTTCTGTGGCGAGTTTCCGACCGCCAAAGGAAAAGGCTAAAGGCCCGGTGGATATCCGTTATAACTTCCGGCCTTCCCTGGCGCGGCCCGGTGAATACCTGATCCTCAGCTCGACGGATGATCTGGCCCGGCAATTGGTTGCGGTGGTGACCCAGGAATCCGCTCATCCCGGCAAGCCGATGGCGGCCACCCATAGCCTGCTCGAACTGAAGGGCGCGCAAATTGCTGACATTTTGGACGCCAACCGGGAGCAATTGGTGCTTAAGAACATGGTGGACAAGGGAAAGACGCGGGAGCAGGCGGATAACGAAATGGAACTGTTCATCACCGCGTTGCATTGTGTGCATCGCGCCAAGCTGAACATCGGCACTGAGGGCGGACATCCTTTGGCCAGCCTGGAACTGCAACTGAAACAGCCGGAAGGTGCCGGTGGTCAGAAAGCCGCGTCGGCTGGCAGTAAATAA
- a CDS encoding low specificity L-threonine aldolase, with the protein MTTPKRHFASDNYSGICPEAWAALAEANQGHARSYGDDRWTDEAANLLRELFETDCEVFFVFNGTAANSLSLASLCQSYHSILCHETAHVETDECGAPEFFSNGTKLLLIPGPNGKIDPDGIEQMVKRRSDIHFPKPRAVSLTQATELGTVYSVDEVKAIWERARKLGLRIHMDGARFANAVAALGVAPKAITWQAGVDVLCFGGTKNGAQVGEAVVFFDHALAVEFDYRCKQAGQLASKMRFVSAPWVGMLKNGTWLKYASHANAMAALLEKELTGLPGVRLLFPRQANAVFAELPPKAIEGLRERGWLFYTFIGQGGCRFMCSWDITPEDVMALAADVKALL; encoded by the coding sequence ATGACCACCCCCAAACGACATTTCGCGAGCGATAATTATTCCGGCATCTGCCCCGAAGCCTGGGCCGCCTTGGCTGAGGCCAACCAGGGCCACGCCCGCTCCTATGGCGATGACCGCTGGACCGATGAGGCTGCCAACCTGTTGCGTGAACTGTTCGAGACCGATTGCGAGGTCTTCTTTGTTTTTAACGGCACCGCCGCTAATTCCCTGTCCCTCGCTTCGCTCTGCCAGAGCTACCACTCCATTCTGTGCCATGAGACCGCGCATGTGGAAACGGATGAGTGCGGTGCTCCGGAATTCTTCTCCAACGGCACCAAGCTGCTGCTCATTCCCGGGCCGAACGGCAAAATTGATCCGGATGGCATTGAACAGATGGTGAAACGCCGTTCGGATATCCATTTTCCCAAACCTCGGGCGGTCAGCCTCACCCAGGCTACCGAGTTGGGCACGGTCTATTCCGTGGATGAGGTGAAAGCCATCTGGGAACGTGCCCGTAAGCTGGGCCTGCGCATCCACATGGATGGCGCGCGCTTCGCCAACGCCGTCGCTGCGCTGGGTGTCGCACCCAAAGCCATCACCTGGCAGGCGGGTGTAGACGTGCTCTGCTTTGGCGGCACGAAAAACGGCGCCCAGGTGGGCGAGGCGGTGGTGTTCTTCGATCACGCCCTGGCGGTAGAGTTTGATTACCGCTGCAAACAGGCGGGCCAACTGGCTTCCAAAATGCGCTTTGTCTCAGCGCCATGGGTGGGAATGTTAAAAAACGGTACCTGGCTGAAGTACGCCAGCCACGCCAACGCCATGGCTGCCCTGCTCGAAAAAGAACTCACCGGCTTGCCGGGCGTGCGCCTGCTGTTTCCACGCCAGGCCAACGCCGTGTTTGCGGAATTGCCACCCAAGGCGATTGAAGGGCTGCGAGAACGCGGTTGGCTGTTCTACACCTTCATCGGCCAGGGCGGCTGCCGTTTCATGTGCTCGTGGGATATCACCCCCGAGGATGTCATGGCCCTGGCGGCGGATGTGAAGGCGTTGTTGTAA
- a CDS encoding ABC transporter ATP-binding protein, with protein sequence MIELIHLVKKFGDLVAVNDISLTVPRGEFFAVLGPNAAGKTTTIKLLTGLMKPTAGTARICGFDIQQQPIEARRRLAYVPDFPFLYDKLTPWEFLRFIGQLYGLEEARIESEGRALVERFNLEEYRHKPIEGLSHGTRQRLAIASALLHDPEVFIIDEPMVGLDPHHARLVKDTLKERSLKGMTVFLSTHQLSVAEEMADRIGIIHQGRFIAVGTHDELRRQSGTSGALEQAFLALTEVNAEPTCP encoded by the coding sequence ATGATTGAACTGATTCACCTGGTTAAGAAATTCGGGGACCTCGTCGCGGTGAACGATATTTCGCTCACGGTGCCGCGCGGGGAATTCTTTGCGGTGCTGGGACCCAACGCCGCCGGCAAAACCACCACGATCAAGCTGTTGACCGGCCTGATGAAGCCCACTGCGGGCACTGCTCGCATTTGCGGGTTCGACATCCAGCAGCAACCGATCGAGGCCCGCCGCCGCCTGGCCTACGTGCCGGATTTCCCCTTTCTCTACGATAAGCTCACGCCTTGGGAATTCCTACGGTTCATCGGGCAACTGTACGGGTTGGAGGAGGCGCGGATTGAATCGGAAGGCCGGGCATTGGTGGAGCGATTCAATCTGGAGGAGTACCGGCACAAACCGATTGAAGGCTTGTCGCATGGCACGCGCCAACGCCTGGCCATCGCCTCCGCCCTCCTGCATGACCCCGAGGTGTTCATCATTGATGAGCCCATGGTGGGGCTTGACCCGCATCATGCACGCTTGGTCAAGGACACGCTGAAGGAACGCTCGTTGAAAGGCATGACTGTATTCCTCTCCACCCACCAGTTGAGCGTCGCAGAGGAGATGGCGGATCGCATTGGCATCATTCACCAAGGGCGGTTCATCGCTGTCGGCACGCACGATGAATTGCGCCGCCAAAGCGGCACTTCTGGCGCGCTGGAGCAGGCGTTTCTGGCGCTGACAGAGGTAAATGCCGAGCCCACCTGTCCCTGA
- a CDS encoding DUF1800 family protein → MNIREKLNDPAWAWAPYQPEAERPWNVRWAGHLYRRAGFGGTWFQLQQAVVQGPKRTIDRLLKPTGADLAVFNRTFDAFRIGDQESSDTSEARAWWLRRILETPHPLAEQMTLFWHNFFGVGNDRVGKAVLVNRFVQTLRHHALGNLEDLFNAVTSEPAFFLSLEAKAIRKAAPANYFARMLLEQYTVGEGHFVERDVREVARAFTGWFVLQNELQWVAAEHDTGTKTILKQSGAFDGKGAVKVLLNQTATTECLAGRLFRWFISETQAPSPELLKPLAASLASDFNLARTIELILRSNLFFSPVAYRQKIKTPVEFALGIVRPMGATIATKSLGGSLADLGQDLFDPPTNKGWAGHRFWLNRHTLAGRFRLAQSILAGQFGGQLDLPGLAGKQGARFFGDLWLQGDWDAEAPGVLAGAGGALEHGVAELFRQDALRILTLPEFQLS, encoded by the coding sequence GTGAATATTCGCGAAAAACTGAATGATCCTGCTTGGGCTTGGGCACCTTATCAGCCGGAGGCGGAACGTCCGTGGAATGTGCGCTGGGCCGGGCATTTGTATCGGCGCGCCGGTTTTGGGGGGACGTGGTTCCAACTCCAGCAGGCCGTGGTGCAGGGGCCGAAGCGGACGATTGACCGGTTATTGAAGCCGACTGGCGCAGATTTAGCCGTGTTCAACCGGACCTTCGACGCGTTCCGCATTGGCGACCAGGAATCCAGTGATACCAGCGAGGCTCGTGCGTGGTGGTTGCGGCGCATCTTGGAGACGCCCCACCCGTTGGCGGAACAAATGACCCTGTTTTGGCATAATTTCTTTGGCGTCGGCAATGATCGCGTGGGCAAAGCGGTGCTCGTCAACCGCTTCGTCCAAACCCTCCGCCACCACGCGCTGGGCAACTTGGAGGACCTGTTTAACGCGGTGACCAGTGAGCCGGCCTTTTTCCTTTCCCTCGAAGCCAAGGCCATCCGTAAGGCTGCGCCCGCCAATTACTTTGCCCGAATGCTGTTGGAACAGTACACCGTGGGGGAAGGTCACTTTGTCGAGCGCGATGTGAGGGAAGTCGCGCGGGCCTTCACGGGTTGGTTCGTACTCCAGAACGAGCTGCAATGGGTCGCCGCCGAACACGACACGGGGACCAAGACAATCTTAAAACAATCGGGGGCGTTCGATGGCAAAGGGGCGGTGAAGGTGCTGTTAAATCAAACTGCGACGACTGAATGTCTGGCTGGGCGGCTCTTTCGTTGGTTCATCTCCGAAACGCAAGCGCCCAGTCCCGAGTTACTTAAGCCATTGGCAGCCAGTTTGGCGAGCGATTTCAATCTAGCTCGGACGATCGAGCTGATCCTGCGGTCAAACCTGTTCTTTTCACCGGTCGCCTATCGTCAGAAGATCAAGACGCCGGTGGAGTTCGCGTTAGGTATCGTGCGGCCCATGGGGGCGACAATCGCCACCAAGTCGCTGGGGGGCTCACTCGCCGACTTGGGACAGGATTTGTTCGATCCGCCCACCAATAAAGGCTGGGCCGGCCATCGTTTTTGGCTGAACCGGCATACGCTCGCCGGGCGCTTTCGCTTGGCGCAAAGCATCCTGGCAGGGCAGTTCGGTGGCCAGTTGGATTTACCCGGCTTGGCTGGCAAACAAGGTGCCAGGTTCTTTGGTGATCTGTGGTTACAAGGTGATTGGGACGCCGAGGCGCCTGGTGTACTGGCTGGGGCAGGGGGCGCGTTGGAGCATGGCGTTGCCGAGCTATTCCGCCAGGACGCTCTGCGAATTCTCACTCTGCCTGAGTTTCAACTCAGTTAA
- a CDS encoding DUF1501 domain-containing protein, translated as MNRRDFLKHSANAGTLLAFSSLVPSFLTRSAVAAGSVRNGKPTALVVVQLSGGNDGLNTVIPFEDDQYHRQRPTLRVTPNQVLKIEPRLGLHPEMIAMQRLYRDGLVSIAQGVGCPNSNRNHEIAMRDWHTAKPRDAVSQTGWLGRAVDQSYQPLTADLPGVFVGQIRPPLGIQAEQAVVPSIRGGTSWEKNTELAWLKKTTSEDADLANATAAASSADLLEFVRQASAVSVRATRRLEHAAHSSGLAGPGTYPQYRLAQTLRTVAQLVRAELGIRIYYVELGGGNIGGFDTHAGQAANHGALLRELAESVAAFMHDLKQDQLADRVLLMTFSEFGRTLSENGRRGTGHGSAAPMLLVSGGVQGGIIGAHPSLTNLEEDAPKFHTDFRRVYATVLDRWLGLDSQPILGGSFAPIDLVV; from the coding sequence ATGAACCGACGTGATTTTCTCAAGCACTCTGCGAATGCCGGCACGCTGTTGGCGTTCAGTTCCTTGGTGCCCTCCTTTCTGACCCGATCCGCCGTGGCGGCGGGCAGCGTGCGCAACGGAAAACCAACGGCGTTGGTCGTTGTCCAACTCTCCGGCGGCAACGATGGTTTAAACACCGTCATTCCCTTCGAGGATGATCAGTATCATCGCCAGCGCCCAACCTTGCGCGTGACGCCCAACCAGGTGCTAAAGATCGAACCGCGCCTGGGTCTTCATCCCGAGATGATCGCGATGCAACGGCTGTATCGAGATGGTTTGGTGAGCATCGCCCAAGGCGTGGGCTGCCCTAACTCCAATCGTAACCACGAAATTGCCATGCGGGATTGGCACACTGCCAAACCGCGCGACGCCGTGTCGCAGACGGGCTGGCTTGGGCGCGCCGTGGATCAGTCCTATCAACCGCTGACGGCGGACCTACCGGGCGTATTTGTCGGCCAAATTCGTCCCCCCTTGGGAATACAAGCAGAGCAAGCCGTCGTGCCATCCATTCGCGGCGGCACTTCTTGGGAAAAAAACACCGAACTGGCCTGGCTGAAAAAAACTACGAGTGAAGACGCCGACCTGGCCAACGCGACGGCGGCAGCTTCCTCGGCGGATCTCCTCGAATTTGTGCGGCAAGCCTCCGCTGTGTCCGTGCGTGCCACCCGCCGCCTCGAACACGCGGCCCATTCCAGCGGGTTGGCCGGGCCGGGCACCTATCCGCAATATCGTCTCGCGCAAACCTTGCGGACGGTCGCCCAGCTCGTGCGCGCCGAATTGGGAATCCGCATTTATTATGTCGAACTCGGCGGCGGTAACATCGGCGGTTTCGACACGCACGCCGGGCAGGCGGCCAATCACGGCGCGTTGTTGCGGGAACTGGCTGAATCCGTGGCTGCATTCATGCATGATTTGAAGCAAGACCAACTGGCTGACCGCGTACTCCTGATGACCTTCTCCGAATTTGGCCGGACGCTCTCTGAGAACGGACGCCGCGGCACCGGACACGGCTCGGCGGCGCCGATGTTACTCGTCTCGGGCGGCGTGCAAGGCGGGATCATCGGCGCGCACCCCAGCCTGACCAACCTCGAGGAAGACGCCCCGAAATTTCACACCGACTTCCGGCGCGTCTATGCCACTGTGCTGGACCGTTGGCTTGGCTTGGACAGTCAACCGATCCTTGGCGGCAGCTTTGCCCCGATTGATCTGGTTGTGTGA
- a CDS encoding DJ-1 family glyoxalase III → MNKRVLCLLVAGFEEIEALAPVDLLRRAGAEVILASVTGEKLVAGRCNVTVQADATLAEVERQDFDLLLIPGGPGVKVLRADGRPARLARSFVQTGKVVATICAAPTVLADAGLLAGKRFTAHFSVHSELPQALAAEKVVEDGLIITSRGAGTAVDFGLALVRKLYGDTARADIAKAIML, encoded by the coding sequence ATGAATAAACGCGTACTCTGTTTGTTAGTCGCCGGGTTTGAGGAAATTGAAGCCCTGGCTCCGGTGGATTTGCTGCGACGGGCAGGAGCTGAAGTCATTCTGGCTTCGGTCACCGGTGAAAAACTGGTGGCCGGGCGTTGTAACGTCACCGTGCAGGCGGACGCCACGCTGGCGGAAGTGGAACGACAGGATTTTGACCTCCTGTTGATCCCCGGCGGGCCGGGGGTGAAGGTGTTGCGAGCGGATGGGCGTCCAGCCAGGCTGGCACGCTCTTTTGTGCAGACCGGGAAGGTGGTGGCCACCATTTGTGCCGCTCCCACCGTGCTGGCCGATGCCGGACTTTTGGCTGGCAAACGCTTTACCGCCCATTTTTCCGTACATTCGGAATTACCTCAGGCATTGGCGGCGGAAAAAGTCGTTGAGGACGGTCTGATTATCACCTCACGGGGCGCGGGAACCGCCGTGGACTTTGGCCTGGCCTTGGTGCGCAAATTGTATGGGGATACGGCGCGCGCTGACATCGCTAAAGCCATCATGCTCTAA
- a CDS encoding acyltransferase, with translation TGQGFSSSYVAVFMRRCIGTTIADRLVLLTIHLRVGVPFFFVISGYCIATVADKHRQRAHRIRDYFFRRMRRIYPPFWICLGLCASAIVMVEWIMPGILTEKPCLMMHPANLHWQQWFGNLTLTETWRAEVWGPPANMGILETMWTLCYEEQFYLVVGLLVAFFPRYFFHGVCIVTTFVYLINWQLHPHIFGLDRLTTQISALQLPSKGFFWDGHWLDFSIGVGVYYWTNHASRLGKIVLPIVFLVALAPVMFPIQQLLYSLSYVQKNRLAAVSFGLILICLYRFDASIARSILVRPITRCGVMCYSIYLVHLPITCLLSSKLFHAGVTGSVETLIITIPICMIISVAVAWVFFISVERRFINSVKN, from the coding sequence ACTGGACAAGGTTTTTCCAGTTCATATGTAGCGGTATTTATGCGCAGGTGTATAGGCACGACGATTGCTGATCGGTTGGTACTCTTGACAATTCACCTGCGCGTAGGAGTGCCATTTTTTTTTGTTATTTCAGGCTATTGTATTGCTACAGTTGCCGATAAACATCGACAGCGGGCACACAGGATCAGAGACTACTTTTTCCGTCGTATGCGTCGCATTTATCCTCCTTTCTGGATCTGTTTAGGGTTATGCGCGAGTGCAATTGTCATGGTTGAGTGGATAATGCCTGGCATTCTAACCGAGAAACCCTGTCTTATGATGCACCCAGCCAATCTGCATTGGCAGCAATGGTTTGGAAACCTAACCCTAACGGAAACATGGCGTGCTGAGGTTTGGGGCCCACCTGCCAACATGGGAATCTTGGAAACTATGTGGACACTTTGTTACGAGGAACAATTTTATCTGGTAGTTGGTTTATTAGTTGCTTTTTTTCCTCGCTACTTTTTTCATGGGGTGTGTATAGTAACAACCTTCGTTTATTTAATTAACTGGCAGCTCCACCCGCATATATTTGGACTTGATCGGTTAACAACACAGATTTCGGCATTGCAGTTACCTTCGAAAGGTTTTTTTTGGGATGGTCACTGGCTTGATTTTTCAATAGGTGTTGGCGTATATTACTGGACTAATCATGCAAGTAGATTAGGCAAGATAGTTTTGCCAATTGTGTTTCTAGTAGCGCTTGCTCCGGTGATGTTTCCTATCCAGCAATTGCTTTACTCTTTATCGTACGTTCAGAAGAATCGACTGGCTGCTGTTTCCTTTGGGCTCATACTCATTTGTCTTTATCGTTTCGATGCCAGCATAGCACGTTCAATTCTGGTTCGCCCCATCACACGGTGTGGTGTAATGTGCTATAGTATATATCTTGTTCATTTGCCAATCACTTGCTTATTAAGCAGTAAACTATTCCATGCAGGAGTAACCGGCTCAGTGGAGACACTGATAATTACCATCCCAATATGCATGATTATTTCCGTCGCTGTTGCTTGGGTATTTTTTATTTCGGTAGAACGGCGTTTTATTAATTCAGTAAAAAACTGA
- a CDS encoding HNH endonuclease gives MGGSFLNQHVLVLNRLWQAVNVCTVRRALSLVFEGHAQVVLAAEDGDFQTYNFHAWRDLSQQRPHPESVSTVSFKIRIPRVILLLMFDSLPKKEVKFTRHNIFERDKNTCQYCGNVFERKDLNLDHVIPRDRGGPTTWENIVCSCVSCNTRKANHTPVEAGLRLIRKPKKPRWRPFVQISFSLCQHDSWKHFIDLAYWNVELGEDVQ, from the coding sequence ATGGGCGGATCATTTCTTAATCAGCATGTGCTCGTGCTCAACCGGTTGTGGCAGGCAGTCAATGTCTGCACCGTCCGGCGGGCACTCTCGTTGGTTTTTGAAGGCCATGCGCAGGTCGTCCTCGCCGCTGAGGACGGTGATTTTCAGACTTACAATTTCCATGCTTGGCGGGATTTGTCCCAACAACGGCCCCACCCGGAGTCCGTCAGCACGGTTTCGTTTAAAATCCGAATCCCGCGCGTGATCCTGCTGCTGATGTTTGATAGCCTGCCCAAGAAGGAAGTCAAATTCACCCGGCACAACATCTTCGAGCGCGACAAAAACACCTGTCAGTATTGCGGGAACGTTTTTGAACGCAAGGATTTGAACCTGGACCACGTAATCCCGCGCGACCGGGGCGGCCCAACGACATGGGAAAACATCGTCTGTTCCTGCGTGAGCTGCAACACGCGCAAAGCCAACCACACGCCGGTCGAAGCCGGTTTGCGGCTTATCCGCAAACCGAAGAAGCCGCGCTGGCGTCCGTTTGTGCAGATCAGTTTCTCGCTCTGTCAGCATGATAGCTGGAAGCATTTTATTGATTTGGCTTACTGGAATGTCGAGTTGGGTGAGGATGTGCAGTAA